TTTAAATGTATCTCGAAGTGCTTTAACCAAAGATCGCACCGTTCGCCGCATTGCCGATTTTATTGCCAAAAAAATTGCTGATCGCCTCAAATCTCTCTATAACGAAGACGCAAAAGAATATATTCGTTGTTGGGGAGATGTGGGAACCTTTATTAAATTTGGTTCCTTGAAAGAGGATAAATTTAAACAGCAGGTAGAAGATATTTTAATCTATCGGACTACCTACAAACCCCTAGAAACCCCGGTACAAGTGGCAGTGCAAACCGCCGAAGGTGACGCATGGCAAGAAGCAACGGCGAAAACTCCCCTAGAAGCGATCGAACAGGAAGGTTATACTACTCTCAAAGCCTACCTAGAACGCCATAAAGAACGCCACGAAAATCGAGTTTTTTACTGTACCGATCCTCGTAGCCAATCCACCTACGTTGAACTCTACAAAAATCAAGGCTTAGAAATCCTTTTCTTTGATTCTTTCATCGATACTAATTACTTTATTCCTTTCCTAGAAAGAGAATACTCCGATGTGAAATTCACCCGGGTTGATTCTGAATTAGACTCGACGCTGCTCGAACAGGATCAAGCTAGTGAAATTATCGATCCCGCCAGTAATAAAACCCGGGCTGAATTGATCAAAGAAATCTTCGCCAAAGCCCTCGATAATTCCCGCATCAATATCAAAACTGAAGCCTTGAAATCCGATGATCCCCAAGCTACTCCCCCGGCAATTGTCTTACTTCCAGAAGCGATGCGACGCTTACAGGAAATGACGGCAATGATGCAACAAAAAGCCATGGCTTTCCCCGAAGAACATATTCTGATGATTAATACTAATCATCCCCTCATTCAACAGATTGTCCAGATTAGTCAGGGAAGTATTGTTACCGGTAGCGGCGAATCTCCATCAGCGCAATTAGCGAAAATGCTCTGTCAGCACGTTTATGATTTAGCTGTAATCGCTCAAAAAGGATTTGATGCCGAGGGAATGCAAGCTTTTGTGGAACGTTCCAATCGCGTTCTGACTAAGCTAACCGAAAAGATTTAATCTATTGCCAAACTTTGGCTGTTTCGATATGCTGAGAGTGTGTTAATTCACACTCTTTTTTTAACCTGATCAATATGATCTAGCGATAAGCTATCTTGCCGCCGTCAGCCTTGAATCAGTTATCAGTTATCAGTTATCAGTTATCAGATGTAAGTTTTCAGTTCACTTATACTGTTTACTGTTTACTGTTTACTGTTTACTGATAAGTAGGGAGGCACAATTATTTGTAGGATGGGTTAGCGGTAGCGTAACATGAGCGGGCGTTGGGTTTCATGCTTCAACCGTTCGGACCTCGGCGTGAGCTCGGTCGAACGCTGAGCTCACGGCCGAAGCCCAACCTACGTTCTGTTTACTGATAACTGTTTACTGATAACTGATAACTGATAACTGAAAAATGCGCTTACCCACCCTCAAATATGAGCGAGGAACCTTAATTCTCCATCCACCACCAAAAGGGAAAAAATGGCTAGATTTTGCCACTTGGGATGATCGTATCGAAAGATTTCGCATTTTGGCCATTCATTATCGTCCTCTCGTGGAAACCCTACAGGAGGAGGGCATTAACTTCCAAGATGAAGCAAAAGCTTTTAACAATTTAGAATTAATTGCCAGTTTTGAACGGGAACCCTACCCCCACCAAACGGAAGCCTTAATCGCTTGGAAAAAATCCCAGAGAAGGGGTGTTATCGTCCTTCCCACCGCTGCCGGTAAAACCTATCTTGCCCAATTGGCACTACAATCGACTCCCCGCAGCACCTTAATTATCGTGCCGACTATTGATTTAATGCACCAGTGGTATGCCCAGATGTTGGCGGCTTTTCCCGATGCCGAGGTGGGATTATTAGGGGGAGGTTCTAAGGATAATAGTGCTATTTTAATCGCCACCTATCAAAGTGCGGCAATTTATTCAGAAACTCTTGGCAATCGTTACGCTTTTTTGATTTTTGATGAATGTCATCATTTACCATCGGATTTCTTTCGGAAAATAGCGGAAGATTCGATCGCGCCCTATCGTTTAGGCTTAACAGCAACACCGGATCGCGGTGATGGTAGTCATCAGGATTTAGATTATCTTATTGGTACAATTGTTTATCAAAAAAGTCCCCAAGACTTGTCAGGAAAAGCCCTAGCGGATCATGAAATAATTCAAATTAAAGTGAAATTATCTGCCAAAGAACAGGAAAAATATCAAGAAGCAATTAAAATTCGCAATGATTTTTTAAGAAAAAATAATCTCAGTTTGTCTGGTTTAGATGGTTGGCAAAATTTTGTCATGATTAGTGCCAGAAGTAGCGAAGGGCGCCGGGCGATGTTAGCGCACCGGGAGTCGAAGGAAATATCCTCTGGAACCCAGGGAAAATTGCGGGTTTTAGCCGAGTTAATCTGTGAACACTATCCGGAACCAATTTTAATTTTTACCAACGATAATGCCACAGTTTACCGCATTTCCGAGAGCTTTTTAATACCTGCCATAACCCATCAAACTCCCGTGAAAGAACGCCATGAAATCCTGACCCGTTTTCGTCAGGGAGAATACAAAATTCTGGTGACTTCCCATGTTCTCAATGAAGGGGTTGATGTGCCGGAAGCGCGCATCGCGATTATTTTATCGGGAACCGGTTCCACCCGGGAATATATTCAGCGTTTAGGACGGGTGTTAAGAAAAGGGCAACAAGAGGATAAACGGGCGATTTTGTATGAAGTGATAGCCGAAAATACCACGGAGGAAAAAACCTCCCAACGACGACGGGGAGAGCAGAAAAATAAAACTAGCTATAAAACCGGTAATCGACAATTGGAATTATTGCCTTCTCCTCCGAAAAAATCTTTTTCTTTGCCGAAAGCTGCCGAATCTTCTACCCCTTGGGTGAGTTCTCCAGAGTCAGAGGAAGAATAAAAAATTTCTCTGGGGGATTTTACTCTATAATAAAGGTAAAAAATCTAGATTGATAGCCCTATGACCGAACTTGCTCAACAAAAATGTCAACCTTATCAATCGGGTTCTTCTCCTATCACTGCCGAGGAAATTACCGCTTTACAGGCTAAAATTCCCGATTGGAATCTCTTAGAATACGAGGGTATTCCCCGTCTGCAAAAACTCTATAAATTTGCCAATTTTCAAGGGGCAATCGCCTTTACTAATGCCGTGGGAGAAGCGGCGGAAAAAGAAGGCCATCACCCCGCTTTATTGACAGAATGGGGTAAAGTTACCGTTTCTTGGTGGACCCATGACGTGGGCGGATTACATCAAAATGATTTCATCATGGCTGCCCGTACCGATGATATTTATCGTCAACAAAAGGCCTAATCGTAGGCGCGAATCATCGCTTGGGTTCCCTGTTTAATTCCCTTGCCTTCGTCCAATTCCGCTACTACTTTAAATAGAGTTTCCGCTAAATCTGTCCCGGGCAGAATTTCCCCGGCTGTCTGGGCAGTTTCTTTGACTAATCGCAAATCTTTTAAGATATGTTCAATCATAAAAGCTGGCTGTAAATCTTGGGCGAGGATTTTTGGTCCCAAATTTTCCAAAGCCCAAGAACCCGCCGCCCCCGTTTTACAGACTTCTATGACTAAATTGGGGTCTAATCCTTGAATTTTTGCCATTTTTAGAGCCTCACACAGCGCCACCATGTGAACCGCCCCCAAGACTTGATTACAGAGTTTTACCGCTTGTCCGTTGCCAATTTCGCCACACCAGCGAATAGTTTTACCCATGGCTTGAAAACAGGGCAAACAAGTCTGAAAATCCGCTTCTTTCCCTCCCACCATAATAGTTAAAGTGCCGTTTTTCGCCCCAATATCGCCCCCAGAGACGGGAGCATCGAGAAAACGGAGATTATTTTCCTCTAGCTTTTTACCAATCATCCTAGCGGCTTGAGAGCCAATGGTACTCATATCCACCACCAGAGTTCCCACCGCTGCCGATTCCACGACACCCCCTGGTCCTAAAATCACCGCTTCCACGTCAGGCACATCCCCGACGCAGGTAAAGACAATCTCGGCATCCCTGACGGCGGCGGCAATATTAGAACGAATGTTCGCACCTGCTGCCCCAGCAATGGTTATCCCTGGCGCCTCTGGGGTACGATTCCAAGCATTGACAGCAAAACCTCGACGGACAAGATTAGTCGTCATCGGCGCTCCCATCACTCCTAATCCTAAAAAGGCAATTTTTTGACTCATAATTTTCGTAATCAAGGGAAGGGGAATTATGAATTATGAATTATGAATTATGAAGTGGGGTGTATTTTCAGTGAACAGTAAACAGTGAACTGAAAACTAAAATCTGATAACTGATAACCGATAACCGATAACCGATAACTGATAACTGATAACTGTTTTAGGATTCTACCATTTGCAGAAATTGGGCTTCTGAAAGGGTTTTTATGCCTAATTTTTGAGCCTTTTTGAGTTTCTCACCGGGGGCTTTACCGAGGAGAATATAATCAGTATTCGCACTGGGGGAACCAGTAACAGTACCACCGACATTAATAATCAATGATTTCGCTTTCTCGCGACTGATTTTGCTGAAGGTTCCTAGTATAACTACGGTTTTTCCCCTTAGGGGATTTTCTGCGGATTCTTGACTCGTTTGGACTATCTCCGCTGCGGGTTGCACTTCTAAACTTGTGTCGGCAACCGGGATTTTTTCTGCTGCTACTACCGGAGTTTCCTCGGCAATCACCGGGGGAGTTTCCGGTTCTTCTACTACAGGAGTTTCACTAATAATTGCTTCTGGTTCATTAGTGGTAATAGGAGCAGTTTGTTTAGAGAAATCGTCTCTTTCTTGCTGTAGGTTTTGAATTTTAACCTCTAAAGCGGCGATTTCTTCTTGCTTAGTTGTTAACTCACTCTCAAGCTTAATTTTTTCTTTTTCTAAAGCTTTAGCTGCCGTTTTTTGGGGTTCTAAATCTTGAGTTAGTTGGCGATTTTGTTGGCTTAATTCCTCGATATGACGGGAAGTTGTGGTTTCTAATTGGTCTTTTTCGGCACTTAACTGGTGTAGTTGAATCTCTAAATTAGAAATGTTTTCCCGATAGGTTTCTAGCTGTTGGGGTAACTGGGTTAATTTCTCTAATTGCCCTTCTAAATGGACAATTT
This Microcystis wesenbergii NRERC-220 DNA region includes the following protein-coding sequences:
- a CDS encoding NAD(P)-dependent oxidoreductase, producing the protein MSQKIAFLGLGVMGAPMTTNLVRRGFAVNAWNRTPEAPGITIAGAAGANIRSNIAAAVRDAEIVFTCVGDVPDVEAVILGPGGVVESAAVGTLVVDMSTIGSQAARMIGKKLEENNLRFLDAPVSGGDIGAKNGTLTIMVGGKEADFQTCLPCFQAMGKTIRWCGEIGNGQAVKLCNQVLGAVHMVALCEALKMAKIQGLDPNLVIEVCKTGAAGSWALENLGPKILAQDLQPAFMIEHILKDLRLVKETAQTAGEILPGTDLAETLFKVVAELDEGKGIKQGTQAMIRAYD
- a CDS encoding DEAD/DEAH box helicase, whose product is MRLPTLKYERGTLILHPPPKGKKWLDFATWDDRIERFRILAIHYRPLVETLQEEGINFQDEAKAFNNLELIASFEREPYPHQTEALIAWKKSQRRGVIVLPTAAGKTYLAQLALQSTPRSTLIIVPTIDLMHQWYAQMLAAFPDAEVGLLGGGSKDNSAILIATYQSAAIYSETLGNRYAFLIFDECHHLPSDFFRKIAEDSIAPYRLGLTATPDRGDGSHQDLDYLIGTIVYQKSPQDLSGKALADHEIIQIKVKLSAKEQEKYQEAIKIRNDFLRKNNLSLSGLDGWQNFVMISARSSEGRRAMLAHRESKEISSGTQGKLRVLAELICEHYPEPILIFTNDNATVYRISESFLIPAITHQTPVKERHEILTRFRQGEYKILVTSHVLNEGVDVPEARIAIILSGTGSTREYIQRLGRVLRKGQQEDKRAILYEVIAENTTEEKTSQRRRGEQKNKTSYKTGNRQLELLPSPPKKSFSLPKAAESSTPWVSSPESEEE
- the htpG gene encoding molecular chaperone HtpG, whose protein sequence is MTVLEKGNITIHTENIFPIIKKSLYTDHEIFLRELISNSVDAISKLKMASLAGETRGEVPEPEINLAIDKENRTLSITDNGIGMTGEEIKKYINQVAFSSAEEFIDKYQKSANDLIGHFGLGFYSAFMVAKKVEIDTLSYQEGATPVHWSCDGSPEFELTDSSRSQIGTTITLTLMDEEGEYLEPARIRQLVKTYSDFMLVPIKIDGEVINQQRALWKESPQNLTKEDYLEFYRYLYPFQEEPLLWVHLNTDYPFLLNGILYFPKLRPDVDVSKGQLKLFCNQVFVSDHCEEIIPDFLIPLRGVIDSPDIPLNVSRSALTKDRTVRRIADFIAKKIADRLKSLYNEDAKEYIRCWGDVGTFIKFGSLKEDKFKQQVEDILIYRTTYKPLETPVQVAVQTAEGDAWQEATAKTPLEAIEQEGYTTLKAYLERHKERHENRVFYCTDPRSQSTYVELYKNQGLEILFFDSFIDTNYFIPFLEREYSDVKFTRVDSELDSTLLEQDQASEIIDPASNKTRAELIKEIFAKALDNSRINIKTEALKSDDPQATPPAIVLLPEAMRRLQEMTAMMQQKAMAFPEEHILMINTNHPLIQQIVQISQGSIVTGSGESPSAQLAKMLCQHVYDLAVIAQKGFDAEGMQAFVERSNRVLTKLTEKI
- a CDS encoding 4a-hydroxytetrahydrobiopterin dehydratase, whose product is MTELAQQKCQPYQSGSSPITAEEITALQAKIPDWNLLEYEGIPRLQKLYKFANFQGAIAFTNAVGEAAEKEGHHPALLTEWGKVTVSWWTHDVGGLHQNDFIMAARTDDIYRQQKA